One stretch of Emys orbicularis isolate rEmyOrb1 chromosome 7, rEmyOrb1.hap1, whole genome shotgun sequence DNA includes these proteins:
- the TMEM254 gene encoding transmembrane protein 254 isoform X4: MAAPPGDPGGYFRCTSRFWMGVIAICIGYFAWAVFLPSTIPYENLGQFGHFTKYLVDNHPKLLYNGFWLAWGIHIAEALYSIKLCKTKGITDSSVQRRWFIQTFLFGIASLSHLLAYKPPPKKRR; this comes from the exons ATGGCGGCGCCCCCCGGGGACCCCGGCGGCTATTTCCGGTGCACCAGCCGCTTTTGGATGGGCGTCATCGCCATCTGCATAGGCTACTTCGCT TGGGCAGTCTTTTTACCTTCAACAATACCCTACGAGAATCTGGGACAATTTGGCCATTTTACTAAATATTTAGTGGACAACCACCCCAAACTGCTATATAATGG GTTTTGGCTTGCCTGGGGAATTCATATAGCTGAAGCATTGTACAGTATCAAGTTATGCAA GACCAAAGGCATCACTGACAGCTCTGTTCAACGTCGATGGTTCATCCAAACCTTCCTCTTTGGTATAGCTTCTCTCTCCCACCTGCTAGCCTACAAGCCTCCACCTAAGAAGCGGAGATAA
- the TMEM254 gene encoding transmembrane protein 254 isoform X1 has translation MAAPPGDPGGYFRCTSRFWMGVIAICIGYFAWAVFLPSTIPYENLGQFGHFTKYLVDNHPKLLYNGRAQVTTESSSAQITMQADNRKRAPAWTVREILDLITIWGEDSVLAELRSKRRNAKTFEKISKGMMERGRNRDSEQCRVKVKELRQAYQKTKEANGRSASEPQTCRFYAELRAILGGAATTTPPLTVDSEAGVISSATPEESADGEEEEDELAESTQHSVLPNSQDLFLSLTEVPSQPYTQDHDPMEGTSAAANFSSLPPPSRRLSQIRRRRKRT, from the exons ATGGCGGCGCCCCCCGGGGACCCCGGCGGCTATTTCCGGTGCACCAGCCGCTTTTGGATGGGCGTCATCGCCATCTGCATAGGCTACTTCGCT TGGGCAGTCTTTTTACCTTCAACAATACCCTACGAGAATCTGGGACAATTTGGCCATTTTACTAAATATTTAGTGGACAACCACCCCAAACTGCTATATAATGG gagagcacaagtgaccacagagagctcatcagcacagataaccatgcaggccgataatcgaaaaagagcaccagcatggaccgtacgggagatactggatctgatcactatatggggagaggattcagtgctagcagaacttcgttcgaaaagacgaaatgccaaaacttttgaaaaaatctccaagggcatgatggagagaggccgcaatagggactcagagcagtgccgcgtgaaagtcaaggagctcagacaagcctatcagaaaacaaaggaggcaaacggtcgctccgcgtcagagccgcagacatgccgcttctacgctgagctgcgtgcaattctggggggggccgccaccactaccccacctctgaccgtggattccgaggccggggtaatctcatcagccacacctgaggaatctgcggacggggaagaggaggaggacgagcttgcggagagcacacagcactccgttctccccaacagccaggatctttttctcagcctgactgaagtaccctcccaaccctatacccaagaccatgaccccatggaagggacctcag cagctgcaaatttttcaagcctccctcctccatcccgaaggctatctcagataaggcggagGAGAAAGAGGAcgtga
- the TMEM254 gene encoding transmembrane protein 254 isoform X2 — protein sequence MAAPPGDPGGYFRCTSRFWMGVIAICIGYFAWAVFLPSTIPYENLGQFGHFTKYLVDNHPKLLYNGRAQVTTESSSAQITMQADNRKRAPAWTVREILDLITIWGEDSVLAELRSKRRNAKTFEKISKGMMERGRNRDSEQCRVKVKELRQAYQKTKEANGRSASEPQTCRFYAELRAILGGAATTTPPLTVDSEAGVISSATPEESADGEEEEDELAESTQHSVLPNSQDLFLSLTEVPSQPYTQDHDPMEGTSAANFSSLPPPSRRLSQIRRRRKRT from the exons ATGGCGGCGCCCCCCGGGGACCCCGGCGGCTATTTCCGGTGCACCAGCCGCTTTTGGATGGGCGTCATCGCCATCTGCATAGGCTACTTCGCT TGGGCAGTCTTTTTACCTTCAACAATACCCTACGAGAATCTGGGACAATTTGGCCATTTTACTAAATATTTAGTGGACAACCACCCCAAACTGCTATATAATGG gagagcacaagtgaccacagagagctcatcagcacagataaccatgcaggccgataatcgaaaaagagcaccagcatggaccgtacgggagatactggatctgatcactatatggggagaggattcagtgctagcagaacttcgttcgaaaagacgaaatgccaaaacttttgaaaaaatctccaagggcatgatggagagaggccgcaatagggactcagagcagtgccgcgtgaaagtcaaggagctcagacaagcctatcagaaaacaaaggaggcaaacggtcgctccgcgtcagagccgcagacatgccgcttctacgctgagctgcgtgcaattctggggggggccgccaccactaccccacctctgaccgtggattccgaggccggggtaatctcatcagccacacctgaggaatctgcggacggggaagaggaggaggacgagcttgcggagagcacacagcactccgttctccccaacagccaggatctttttctcagcctgactgaagtaccctcccaaccctatacccaagaccatgaccccatggaagggacctcag ctgcaaatttttcaagcctccctcctccatcccgaaggctatctcagataaggcggagGAGAAAGAGGAcgtga
- the TMEM254 gene encoding transmembrane protein 254 isoform X3 — protein MQADNRKRAPAWTVREILDLITIWGEDSVLAELRSKRRNAKTFEKISKGMMERGRNRDSEQCRVKVKELRQAYQKTKEANGRSASEPQTCRFYAELRAILGGAATTTPPLTVDSEAGVISSATPEESADGEEEEDELAESTQHSVLPNSQDLFLSLTEVPSQPYTQDHDPMEGTSAAANFSSLPPPSRRLSQIRRRRKRT, from the exons atgcaggccgataatcgaaaaagagcaccagcatggaccgtacgggagatactggatctgatcactatatggggagaggattcagtgctagcagaacttcgttcgaaaagacgaaatgccaaaacttttgaaaaaatctccaagggcatgatggagagaggccgcaatagggactcagagcagtgccgcgtgaaagtcaaggagctcagacaagcctatcagaaaacaaaggaggcaaacggtcgctccgcgtcagagccgcagacatgccgcttctacgctgagctgcgtgcaattctggggggggccgccaccactaccccacctctgaccgtggattccgaggccggggtaatctcatcagccacacctgaggaatctgcggacggggaagaggaggaggacgagcttgcggagagcacacagcactccgttctccccaacagccaggatctttttctcagcctgactgaagtaccctcccaaccctatacccaagaccatgaccccatggaagggacctcag cagctgcaaatttttcaagcctccctcctccatcccgaaggctatctcagataaggcggagGAGAAAGAGGAcgtga